In Paenibacillus sp. BIC5C1, a genomic segment contains:
- a CDS encoding inorganic phosphate transporter, whose translation METTIWVLGIVVFLALAFDFINGFHDTANAIATSVSTRALTPRRAILMAAVMNFVGAMMFTGVAKTIGGSVTDPTKLDNGIEVVIVTLIAAIIWNLVTWWFGIPSSSSHALIGALAGAVLVGAGADKVKWSGFIDIVGGLLLSPLIAFAIGYVVMTILKYIFAKRSPHNVNKGFRTVQIFTAALQAFTHGTNDAQKAMGIITFALVAAGVQDHLDVPLWVKISAATAMALGTSIGGWKIIKTMGTKIFKIEPINGFAADLSAASVIFTATLLHLPVSTTHAITSAILGVGSAKRFSAVKWGLAGRIIITWFITIPITGALAGLLYWIIF comes from the coding sequence ATGGAAACAACGATTTGGGTATTGGGTATAGTCGTCTTCCTTGCACTGGCGTTTGACTTCATCAACGGATTTCACGATACGGCGAATGCCATCGCAACTTCGGTCTCGACACGGGCACTGACTCCGCGCCGGGCAATCCTTATGGCTGCCGTGATGAACTTTGTCGGTGCCATGATGTTTACTGGAGTAGCGAAGACGATTGGGGGGAGTGTAACAGACCCCACCAAGCTGGATAACGGGATTGAGGTCGTCATAGTCACCTTGATCGCCGCGATTATCTGGAATCTCGTTACATGGTGGTTCGGAATTCCTTCTTCATCCTCGCATGCACTGATTGGTGCTCTTGCTGGTGCTGTACTTGTTGGCGCAGGGGCTGATAAAGTCAAATGGAGTGGATTTATTGACATCGTCGGAGGGTTGTTATTATCACCTCTGATCGCATTTGCCATCGGTTATGTGGTCATGACCATTCTCAAATATATTTTTGCCAAACGCAGTCCGCATAACGTGAACAAAGGTTTCCGTACGGTACAGATTTTCACAGCAGCACTTCAGGCATTTACGCACGGTACCAATGATGCGCAGAAGGCAATGGGGATCATTACTTTTGCTTTGGTCGCAGCAGGCGTACAGGATCATCTGGATGTTCCGTTGTGGGTTAAAATCTCTGCGGCAACAGCGATGGCGCTTGGTACTTCCATTGGTGGTTGGAAAATCATCAAAACGATGGGAACCAAAATTTTCAAAATTGAACCGATTAACGGTTTTGCCGCGGATCTGTCAGCTGCATCCGTTATTTTCACAGCAACGTTGCTCCACCTGCCGGTGAGTACAACGCACGCAATCACATCTGCCATTCTGGGTGTTGGTTCCGCGAAACGTTTCTCAGCCGTTAAATGGGGACTTGCTGGACGTATCATTATTACGTGGTTTATTACGATTCCGATTACCGGGGCGCTGGCAGGATTGTTGTACTGGATCATTTTCTAA
- the corA gene encoding magnesium/cobalt transporter CorA, translating into MIRTLAISRDHQVSVNVPLTQLDLQDYAWVWADFNQPSEEESQLLDTYFHFHPLAIEDCMHVLQRPKLDYYDNLQFLVLHALNPTTLEAEEVDLFLGANFLVSFHHGALEEVDEAWERLLHHAHERTIWARGPVAAAYTVMDKLVDHYFPSLFAIEDELAELENRGGKESVEDLMNQVFDLRSRLLKLRRTVVPMRDLLYRVVNSQHVQRTGEHTVYFTDIYDHLLKLTDMIEADREMTADLRDSYISLNSNRMNQIMKTLTVITTVFMPLTLIAGIYGMNFAYMPELQWKFGYGAVLLLMFVLGGSMVAWFVKRGWFK; encoded by the coding sequence ATGATTCGTACACTCGCCATCTCACGGGATCATCAGGTATCTGTAAATGTACCGCTGACACAGCTGGATCTGCAGGATTACGCCTGGGTATGGGCAGATTTCAACCAGCCTTCCGAAGAGGAAAGCCAGTTGCTGGATACATATTTTCATTTTCATCCATTAGCTATTGAGGATTGTATGCATGTGCTGCAGCGACCCAAACTCGATTATTATGACAATTTGCAGTTCCTCGTGCTGCATGCACTGAATCCGACCACATTGGAAGCGGAAGAGGTGGACCTGTTTCTGGGTGCGAACTTCCTGGTATCCTTTCATCATGGGGCACTGGAGGAAGTCGACGAAGCTTGGGAGAGGTTGCTGCATCATGCGCACGAACGAACCATCTGGGCCCGGGGCCCGGTAGCAGCGGCATATACGGTGATGGACAAGTTGGTCGATCATTATTTCCCGTCTCTGTTTGCCATTGAGGATGAGCTGGCTGAACTGGAGAACCGGGGCGGCAAGGAGTCGGTGGAAGACCTGATGAATCAGGTGTTCGACTTGCGCAGTCGATTGCTGAAGCTTAGACGAACGGTAGTGCCCATGCGGGATCTGCTCTATCGGGTAGTCAATTCTCAGCATGTGCAGCGAACAGGGGAGCATACCGTATACTTTACCGATATCTATGACCATTTGTTGAAGCTGACAGACATGATTGAAGCTGATCGGGAAATGACGGCAGACCTGCGCGACAGTTACATCTCCTTGAATTCCAATCGAATGAACCAGATTATGAAGACCCTCACTGTGATTACAACCGTCTTTATGCCATTGACGCTGATCGCGGGGATCTATGGCATGAATTTTGCTTATATGCCTGAGTTGCAATGGAAGTTTGGGTATGGAGCGGTGCTGCTGTTGATGTTTGTTCTGGGCGGAAGCATGGTGGCCTGGTTTGTGAAGCGGGGCTGGTTCAAGTAG